Proteins encoded in a region of the Planococcus citri chromosome 1, ihPlaCitr1.1, whole genome shotgun sequence genome:
- the Sec22 gene encoding vesicle-trafficking protein SEC22b, translating into MVLMTMIGRIPDGLPLAATIQEDEQHGRNLIDYQNQAKLLFRKLNSQSPAQCSIESGPFLFHYLIDHDVCYLVLCEKTYSKRLAFSFLEDIAGEFNSQYGKRVNVVTRPYSFIEFDTYIQRAKKNYTDSRVRRNLNNLNNELQDVQRIMVQNIDDVLQRGTVLSELDNKAQNLSMLSQKYKKDAAYLNMKSFYMKVTAGCIIVAVFILYFWVF; encoded by the exons ATGGTTTTGATGACCATGATTGGCCGTATCCCGGACGGCTTACCATTAGCTGCAACTATACAAGAAGACGAACAG caTGGAAGAAACTTAATTGATTATCAGAATCAAGCTAAATTGTTATTTCGTAAATTGAACAGTCAAAGTCCCGCGCAATGTTCAATCGAATCTGGGCCTTTTCTTTTTCA CTATTTAATTGATCACGATGTCTGCTATTTGGTATTATGTGAGAAAACTTATTCTAAACGTTTAGCTTTCTCGTTCTTAGAGGATATCGCCGGAGAATTCAATTCACAGTATGGTAAAAGGGTTAATGTTGTTACAAGACCGTATTCCTTTATAGAATTTG ATACGTACATCcagagagcgaaaaaaaattatacagatTCTAGAGTTCGAaggaatttgaataatttgaataacGAATTGCAAGATGTCCAGAGAATTATGGTTCAAAATATAGATGATGTTTTACAGAGAGGAACAGTTTTATCTG AGCTTGATAATAAAGCACAGAATCTCTCGATGTTATCgcagaaatataaaaaagatGCTGCATATTTGAATATGAAATCATTTTACATGAAAGTAACTGCTGGATGTATAATTGTTGCTGTATTTATATtgtatttttgggttttttaa
- the LOC135832026 gene encoding retinol-binding protein pinta-like — protein MRTKYLEVPDDEQRENARREVNSTAESVKRDVQALAEWLEKQPHLPNFKDEHVLSHCLLNSKNSLEKTKRRLEMYFNTKASLPEIFLNRSPFQKELETQKNIGMFVPLRKLTPDGYRVVMLYLSEEVKTAHHPSLDDFFKLNQMTIELMGKLDYPKGVIVIHDVANIAMPLVVSFSSHLQKLILLTEKAISVRYKKLYFCNMSQAGEILLSIGKSLIKKELANRIEILKNLSDICQYLPKEIIPREYGGEELPLVELRDLWFEEIKNNYEYLQSTEKYVTDLSKAPKDFAATDLSGMVGSFRQISVD, from the exons ATGCGAACGAAATATTTGGAAGTTCCTGATGACGAACAACGTGAAAATGCCAGGAGAGAAGTCAACTCTACAGCGGAATCAGTGAAAAGAGATGTCCAAGCTTTGGCAGAATGGCTGGAAAAACAACCTCACTTACCAAATTTTAAAG ATGAACACGTATTATCACACTGTTTGCTGAATTCCAAAAACAGTCTGGAAAAAACGAAACGTCGTCTTGAAATGTATTTCAACACCAAAGCTTCGTTACCGGAGATATTTCTCAATCGAAGCCCTTTTCAAAAAGAActcgaaactcaaaaaaatatcgg AATGTTTGTTCCTTTACGAAAACTAACGCCAGATGGATACAGAGTAGTGATGCTTTATCTTTCAGAAGAAGTTAAAACTGCTCATCATCCTTCattagatgattttttcaaactgaatcAGATGACAATCGAGTTGATGGGAAAATTAGACTATCCAAAAGGAGTGATCGTTATCCACGATGTAGCAAATATTGCTATGCCCTtagttgtttcattttcatctcatttaCAAAAACTGATACTCTTGACGGAG AAAGCAATATCAGTCCgatacaaaaaattgtacttttgcAACATGAGTCAAGCTGGTGAAATACTGCTTTCTATTGGTAAATCGCTGATAAAGAAAGAATTAGCAAATCGA ATAGAAATTCTGAAGAACTTATCAGACATATGTCAATATTTGCCAAAAGAAATTATCCCACGAGAATACGGAGGAGAGGAACTTCCTTTGGTAGAACTTAGAG ATTTGTGGttcgaagaaataaaaaataactatGAATACTTGCAGTCCACCGAAAAATATGTCACCGATTTATCAAAAGCACCGAAAGATTTTGCTGCAACCGATTTATCTGGTATGGTCGGATCTTTCAGACAAATTTCAGTCGATTAA